The Prionailurus bengalensis isolate Pbe53 chromosome A3, Fcat_Pben_1.1_paternal_pri, whole genome shotgun sequence genome includes a window with the following:
- the PCARE gene encoding photoreceptor cilium actin regulator isoform X1: MGCTPSHNDLVNSVAKSGIQFFKKPKAILPGRQGGSERCSTPSLLPTSTCYDSGGGLSQGQRLAQEQPSSQTQSSAEGLCPLPRDPTAGKGKDMEGLPPKAKTSQSHLGKSQSRTAKDIPSKTQSSHGSPGAASSGEASEESNTQERMLRCHTCGQQGHCCQNSIPAHEPQGKVDFPEPLVKAHQHAYTYLHSSLSKYEAILCITHQATQTQELLQPMVSFLLLCFDEVNRLLGEISKDGEVLLQEVREDLAWPLRKGEPQEQPDLLPQLLQHTVSKLLVLRGMVASLTGSFLESSSSYLHATASHVGKKLSTKRGVDECLLRALGQLESLVSGHSDPGMQGLPLCSEDSGIGADNESVQLADKLGKQASWDSVPEPAEWKPAFPATAEARLSGHTWQQSPFQMGSDRPQDCPLSRPSTAKVQPEAQGGASGPCPSSTGPRNTTSSPLGMAKSTWCDSLGIGISRETRFSKGPRLMGTSSLSEGEDSSPEEEEDQASSMSPCAWRENSSQPRPRSSPGSPESLFQPHSRRLRSPQAQEMILKMKEAISERIKFVPVPSGPQDWPEEEDRRTAVPPRPSTASGSRRAPVRQRRSQSEGCLKSQAEDPTLQELRRVQRDLSQRLEAFYALGARQQGQSAGQVPQPRAAALRPDNCRVTPSNTISKLKASLTKNFSILPSQDKSILQKCGPRPESEQPWWRRAEGLPVAIASGERASEAPGAMDWNVRGCPTRTSVKKLIETFSPTKSLRTLGDSKDSGPNPCLRKWGVPIMPPRFPIYRGLAPLYPKPQISPAASRDPLQVGPDWRPPPPIFPPVLTAEASKSEDLNFNCETEEDPEHLPPPPLEVLMDKSFTSLEPPESSKPAGSSSKETHVPGPGGADPARRTWASPKLRASMSPTDLLPSRSTTAPTRPHSTGPGGSKSGCGTKKLTWDLNHLPATSRNPEVEGSGAPSQAPADKAASLPKHPQKAIPWHHSSHTSGHNRTLGPSLARPPRGPHSPEAPRPSQERSALLVRKASPSRGYWTPRAVRRQPSSHRPARPSAPSVHGFSSPPVSPPVSPKVLSPPTTKKGASPATRQHKPPSPPPASPPTRHKASSPPTQHTEASSPSSGASPSPPVSPTEGQETRGSENNRAATAKVSGNTCSIFCPATSSLFEAALPPSTAHPLTPPSLPPEAGGPHGTPAGCWRSSSGPRLRAGSQRGMALCALNPQPFVRRTASDRRPGLRLPLPVPGATSNACESPLSRSSSSSEESPKKDTEPWSSPCAPELKGSGLDASPPELCVLGHGLQREARASRAQDKPQEKEVA; encoded by the exons ATGGGGTGCACACCTTCCCACAATGACCTTGTTAATAGCGTCGCTAAGAGTGGcatccagttttttaaaaagcccaaagCAATTTTGCCGGGACGTCAGGGGGGCAGTGAAAGATGCTCTACCCCTTCGCTGCTTCCCACCTCCACCTGCTATGACTCTGGGGGAGGCTTGTCCCAGGGACAGAGGCTGGCACAGGAGCAGCCAAGTTCCCAGACCCAAAGCTCGGCTGAAGGTCTTTGTCCGCTCCCAAGAGATCCCACTGCAGGCAAAGGGAAAGATATGGAAGGACTGCCCCCCAAAGCCAAAACCTCCCAATCCCACCTGGGCAAATCACAAAGCCGCACGGCTAAGGACATTCCGTCCAAGACACAGAGCTCCCATGGGTCACCAGGGGCAGCCTCCTCTGGGGAAGCCAGTGAAGAAAGTAACACCCAGGAAAGGATGCTGAGATGCCACACATGTGGCCAACAGGGCCATTGCTGCCAAAACAGCATTCCTGCTCACGAGCCTCAGGGCAAAGTGGACTTCCCCGAGCCCCTGGTGAAAGCGCACCAGCATGCCTATACCTACCTCCACTCTAGCCTCTCCAAATATGAAGCAATTCTGTGCATCACCCATCAGGCCACCCAGACCCAAGAGCTGCTCCAGCCCATGGTCAGCTTCCTGCTGCTGTGCTTTGATGAGGTCAACCGGCTCTTGGGGGAGATCTCCAAGGATGGAGAAGTGCTCCTCCAAGAAGTTAGGGAGGACCTGGCATGGCCATTGAGGAAAGGAGAGCCCCAGGAGCAGCCGGACCTCCTACCACAGCTTCTGCAGCACACAGTCAGCAAGTTGCTGGTGCTCAGGGGCATGGTGGCCTCACTCACCGGCAGCTTCCTGGAGAGCTCCAGCAGTTACCTCCATGCCACCGCGAGCCACGTGGGAAAGAAGCTGAGCACAAAGAGGGGTGTGGATGAATGTCTCCTGCGGGCTCTGGGGCAACTGGAGAGCTTGGTGAGTGGCCACAGCGACCCTGGGATGCAGGGTCTGCCCTTGTGCTCCGAGGACAGTGGCATCGGTGCTGACAATGAGTCTGTGCAGCTGGCCGACAAGCTGGGCAAGCAAGCCAGCTGGGACTCAGTGCCGGAGCCCGCGGAATGGAAACCAGCGTTTCCAGCCACAGCGGAAGCCAGGCTCTCGGGACACACCTGGCAGCAAAGTCCTTTCCAGATGGGTTCAGACCGACCCCAGGACTGCCCGCTCTCGAGACCTTCTACGGCAAAGGTTCAGCCAGAGGCACAGGGTGGGGCCAGTGGCCCATGCCCCTCCAGCACGGGCCCAAGAAACACTACCTCCAGCCCCCTGGGGATGGCCAAAAGCACTTGGTGTGACTCCCTTGGGATTGGGATCTCCAGGGAAACACGTTTTTCTAAAGGCCCCAGGTTGATGGGCACATCTTCCCTCAGTGAAGGTGAGGACAGTagcccagaggaggaggaagaccaaGCGAGCAGCATGAGTCCCTGTGCATGGCGGGAAAATTCTTCCCAACCAAGGCCACGGTCTTCACCTGGTAGCCCGGAAAGCCTGTTTCAGCCACACTCCAGGAGGCTTAGGAGCCCCCAAGCCCAGGAAATGATTCTGAAgatgaaggaagcaatcagcGAAAGGATCAAGTTTGTCCCTGTGCCCTCGGGGCCCCAGGACTGGCCtgaggaggaggacaggaggaCGGCGGTCCCACCAAGACCCAGCACAGCCAGTGGCAGCAGGAGGGCCCCTGTGAGGCAGAGGAGGTCCCAGTCAGAGGGCTGTCTGAAGAGCCAGGCTGAGGACCCCACCCTCCAGGAGCTGCGGAGGGTCCAGAGAGACCTCAGCCAGAGGCTGGAGGCATTTTACGCCCTGGGCGCACGACAGCAGGGGCAGAGCGCGGGGCAGGTCCCGCAGCCCAGAGCAGCGGCTCTGAGGCCCGACAACTGCAGGGTCACCCCGAGTAACACCATCAGCAAGCTGAAGGCCTCTCTCACCAAGAACTTCAGCATTTTGCCAAGTCAGGACAAAAGCATATTGCAGAAATGCGGTCCCCGCCCTGAGAGTGAACAGCCCTGGTGGCGGAGAGCTGAGGGGCTTCCGGTGGCCATTGCGTCGGGTGAGAGGGCCAGTGAGGCTCCAGGAGCCATGGACTGGAATGTCAGGGGCTGCCCCACCAGAACATCGGTCAAGAAACTCATTGAAACTTTCAGTCCCACTAAGAGTCTGAGAACACTGGGGGATTCCAAGGACTCTGGGCCAAACCCCTGCCTCAGGAAATGGGGGGTCCCCATCATGCCTCCCAGATTTCCCATTTACAGGGGGCTTGCCCCTTTGTATCCAAAGCCACAAATTTCTCCAGCAGCAAGCAGAGACCCCCTCCAGGTGGGGCCAGACTGGAGGCCCCCACCTCCTATTTTTCcccctgtgctcacagcagaaGCATCCAAGAGTGAGGATCTCAATTTCAACTGTGAAACAGAGGAGGACCCAGAGCATCTCCCTCCACCACCTCTGGAAGTCCTGATGGACAAATCCTTCACCTCTCTGGAGCCCCCAGAAAGCAGCAAGCCAGCAGGGAGCTCCTCCAAGGAGACCCATGTGCCAGGGCCGGGAGGGGCTGACCCTGCCCGGAGAACGTGGGCTTCCCCAAAGCTAAGAGCCTCCATGAGCCCCACTGACCTGCTACCCAGCAGGAGCACGACTGCCCCCACCAGGCCCCACAGCACAGGGCCAGGTGGCAGCAAGAGTGGCTGCGGCACCAAAAAGCTCACCTGGGACCTTAACCACCTGCCAGCAACCAGCAGAAACCCAGAGGTGGAGGGCAGCGGGGCTCCAAGTCAGGCACCTGCAGACAAGGCTGCCAGCCTGCCCAAGCATCCCCAGAAGGCCATCCCCTGGCACCACTCCAGCCACACATCTGGGCACAACAGGACCTTGGGACCCAGCCTGGCCAGGCCACCCCGGGGGCCACATTCTCCTGAGGCCCCAAGACCGAGCCAGGAGAGAAGCGCCCTGCTGGTCAGGAAGGCCTCTCCCTCAAGGGGATACTGGACACCCCGAGCAGTCAGGAGGCAGCCCTCCTCTCATAGACCTGCCCGGCCAAGTGCTCCTTCTGTGCATGGCTTCTCCAGCCCACCTGTCAGCCCTCCGGTGAGCCCCAAGGTGCTAAGCCCCCCAACAACGAAGAAAGGAGCTTCCCCAGCAACACGGCAGCACAAGCCGCCCAGCCCTCCCCCCGCGAGCCCACCCACACGTCACAAGGCCTCCAGCCCCCCCACCCAGCACACAGAAGCAAGTTCCCCTTCCTCTGGcgcctccccatcccccccagtGTCCCCTACTGAGGGACAGGAAACAAGAGGTTCTGAGAACAATCGGGCAGCCACAGCCAAAGTGTCTGGGAACACGTGTTCCATATTCTGTCCAGCCACCTCCTCTCTGTTTGAAGCTGCGCTGCCACCTTCGACCGCCCACCCGCTCACCCCACCATCGCTGCCACCTGAAGCCGGGGGCCCTCATGGGACCCCCGCAGGATGCTGGAGGAGCAGCTCAGGGCCACGGCTGAGGGCGGGCTCACAGCGGGGCATGGCCCTGTGTGCCCTCAACCCTCAGCCTTTCGTCAGGAGGACAGCTTCTGACCGCCGGCCAGGTCTCCGCCTCCCGCTGCCTGTCCCCGGTGCCACCAGCAACGCTTGTGAATCCCCACTCAGCAGGAGCAG CAGCAGCAGTGAGGAGAGCCCCAAAAAGGACACTGAGCCATGGAGCAGCCCCTGTGCCCCGGAACTAAAGGGTTCTGGCTTGGATGCATCTCCCCCAGAGCTCTGCGTGTTGGGCCACGGGCTGCAGCGGGAGGCCAGAGCCAGCCGTGCCCAGGACAAGCCTCAAGAGAAGGAAGTAGCCTGA
- the PCARE gene encoding photoreceptor cilium actin regulator isoform X2, translating into MGCTPSHNDLVNSVAKSGIQFFKKPKAILPGRQGGSERCSTPSLLPTSTCYDSGGGLSQGQRLAQEQPSSQTQSSAEGLCPLPRDPTAGKGKDMEGLPPKAKTSQSHLGKSQSRTAKDIPSKTQSSHGSPGAASSGEASEESNTQERMLRCHTCGQQGHCCQNSIPAHEPQGKVDFPEPLVKAHQHAYTYLHSSLSKYEAILCITHQATQTQELLQPMVSFLLLCFDEVNRLLGEISKDGEVLLQEVREDLAWPLRKGEPQEQPDLLPQLLQHTVSKLLVLRGMVASLTGSFLESSSSYLHATASHVGKKLSTKRGVDECLLRALGQLESLVSGHSDPGMQGLPLCSEDSGIGADNESVQLADKLGKQASWDSVPEPAEWKPAFPATAEARLSGHTWQQSPFQMGSDRPQDCPLSRPSTAKVQPEAQGGASGPCPSSTGPRNTTSSPLGMAKSTWCDSLGIGISRETRFSKGPRLMGTSSLSEGEDSSPEEEEDQASSMSPCAWRENSSQPRPRSSPGSPESLFQPHSRRLRSPQAQEMILKMKEAISERIKFVPVPSGPQDWPEEEDRRTAVPPRPSTASGSRRAPVRQRRSQSEGCLKSQAEDPTLQELRRVQRDLSQRLEAFYALGARQQGQSAGQVPQPRAAALRPDNCRVTPSNTISKLKASLTKNFSILPSQDKSILQKCGPRPESEQPWWRRAEGLPVAIASGERASEAPGAMDWNVRGCPTRTSVKKLIETFSPTKSLRTLGDSKDSGPNPCLRKWGVPIMPPRFPIYRGLAPLYPKPQISPAASRDPLQVGPDWRPPPPIFPPVLTAEASKSEDLNFNCETEEDPEHLPPPPLEVLMDKSFTSLEPPESSKPAGSSSKETHVPGPGGADPARRTWASPKLRASMSPTDLLPSRSTTAPTRPHSTGPGGSKSGCGTKKLTWDLNHLPATSRNPEVEGSGAPSQAPADKAASLPKHPQKAIPWHHSSHTSGHNRTLGPSLARPPRGPHSPEAPRPSQERSALLVRKASPSRGYWTPRAVRRQPSSHRPARPSAPSVHGFSSPPVSPPVSPKVLSPPTTKKGASPATRQHKPPSPPPASPPTRHKASSPPTQHTEASSPSSGASPSPPVSPTEGQETRGSENNRAATAKVSGNTCSIFCPATSSLFEAALPPSTAHPLTPPSLPPEAGGPHGTPAGCWRSSSGPRLRAGSQRGMALCALNPQPFVRRTASDRRPGLRLPLPVPGATSNACESPLSRSSSSEESPKKDTEPWSSPCAPELKGSGLDASPPELCVLGHGLQREARASRAQDKPQEKEVA; encoded by the exons ATGGGGTGCACACCTTCCCACAATGACCTTGTTAATAGCGTCGCTAAGAGTGGcatccagttttttaaaaagcccaaagCAATTTTGCCGGGACGTCAGGGGGGCAGTGAAAGATGCTCTACCCCTTCGCTGCTTCCCACCTCCACCTGCTATGACTCTGGGGGAGGCTTGTCCCAGGGACAGAGGCTGGCACAGGAGCAGCCAAGTTCCCAGACCCAAAGCTCGGCTGAAGGTCTTTGTCCGCTCCCAAGAGATCCCACTGCAGGCAAAGGGAAAGATATGGAAGGACTGCCCCCCAAAGCCAAAACCTCCCAATCCCACCTGGGCAAATCACAAAGCCGCACGGCTAAGGACATTCCGTCCAAGACACAGAGCTCCCATGGGTCACCAGGGGCAGCCTCCTCTGGGGAAGCCAGTGAAGAAAGTAACACCCAGGAAAGGATGCTGAGATGCCACACATGTGGCCAACAGGGCCATTGCTGCCAAAACAGCATTCCTGCTCACGAGCCTCAGGGCAAAGTGGACTTCCCCGAGCCCCTGGTGAAAGCGCACCAGCATGCCTATACCTACCTCCACTCTAGCCTCTCCAAATATGAAGCAATTCTGTGCATCACCCATCAGGCCACCCAGACCCAAGAGCTGCTCCAGCCCATGGTCAGCTTCCTGCTGCTGTGCTTTGATGAGGTCAACCGGCTCTTGGGGGAGATCTCCAAGGATGGAGAAGTGCTCCTCCAAGAAGTTAGGGAGGACCTGGCATGGCCATTGAGGAAAGGAGAGCCCCAGGAGCAGCCGGACCTCCTACCACAGCTTCTGCAGCACACAGTCAGCAAGTTGCTGGTGCTCAGGGGCATGGTGGCCTCACTCACCGGCAGCTTCCTGGAGAGCTCCAGCAGTTACCTCCATGCCACCGCGAGCCACGTGGGAAAGAAGCTGAGCACAAAGAGGGGTGTGGATGAATGTCTCCTGCGGGCTCTGGGGCAACTGGAGAGCTTGGTGAGTGGCCACAGCGACCCTGGGATGCAGGGTCTGCCCTTGTGCTCCGAGGACAGTGGCATCGGTGCTGACAATGAGTCTGTGCAGCTGGCCGACAAGCTGGGCAAGCAAGCCAGCTGGGACTCAGTGCCGGAGCCCGCGGAATGGAAACCAGCGTTTCCAGCCACAGCGGAAGCCAGGCTCTCGGGACACACCTGGCAGCAAAGTCCTTTCCAGATGGGTTCAGACCGACCCCAGGACTGCCCGCTCTCGAGACCTTCTACGGCAAAGGTTCAGCCAGAGGCACAGGGTGGGGCCAGTGGCCCATGCCCCTCCAGCACGGGCCCAAGAAACACTACCTCCAGCCCCCTGGGGATGGCCAAAAGCACTTGGTGTGACTCCCTTGGGATTGGGATCTCCAGGGAAACACGTTTTTCTAAAGGCCCCAGGTTGATGGGCACATCTTCCCTCAGTGAAGGTGAGGACAGTagcccagaggaggaggaagaccaaGCGAGCAGCATGAGTCCCTGTGCATGGCGGGAAAATTCTTCCCAACCAAGGCCACGGTCTTCACCTGGTAGCCCGGAAAGCCTGTTTCAGCCACACTCCAGGAGGCTTAGGAGCCCCCAAGCCCAGGAAATGATTCTGAAgatgaaggaagcaatcagcGAAAGGATCAAGTTTGTCCCTGTGCCCTCGGGGCCCCAGGACTGGCCtgaggaggaggacaggaggaCGGCGGTCCCACCAAGACCCAGCACAGCCAGTGGCAGCAGGAGGGCCCCTGTGAGGCAGAGGAGGTCCCAGTCAGAGGGCTGTCTGAAGAGCCAGGCTGAGGACCCCACCCTCCAGGAGCTGCGGAGGGTCCAGAGAGACCTCAGCCAGAGGCTGGAGGCATTTTACGCCCTGGGCGCACGACAGCAGGGGCAGAGCGCGGGGCAGGTCCCGCAGCCCAGAGCAGCGGCTCTGAGGCCCGACAACTGCAGGGTCACCCCGAGTAACACCATCAGCAAGCTGAAGGCCTCTCTCACCAAGAACTTCAGCATTTTGCCAAGTCAGGACAAAAGCATATTGCAGAAATGCGGTCCCCGCCCTGAGAGTGAACAGCCCTGGTGGCGGAGAGCTGAGGGGCTTCCGGTGGCCATTGCGTCGGGTGAGAGGGCCAGTGAGGCTCCAGGAGCCATGGACTGGAATGTCAGGGGCTGCCCCACCAGAACATCGGTCAAGAAACTCATTGAAACTTTCAGTCCCACTAAGAGTCTGAGAACACTGGGGGATTCCAAGGACTCTGGGCCAAACCCCTGCCTCAGGAAATGGGGGGTCCCCATCATGCCTCCCAGATTTCCCATTTACAGGGGGCTTGCCCCTTTGTATCCAAAGCCACAAATTTCTCCAGCAGCAAGCAGAGACCCCCTCCAGGTGGGGCCAGACTGGAGGCCCCCACCTCCTATTTTTCcccctgtgctcacagcagaaGCATCCAAGAGTGAGGATCTCAATTTCAACTGTGAAACAGAGGAGGACCCAGAGCATCTCCCTCCACCACCTCTGGAAGTCCTGATGGACAAATCCTTCACCTCTCTGGAGCCCCCAGAAAGCAGCAAGCCAGCAGGGAGCTCCTCCAAGGAGACCCATGTGCCAGGGCCGGGAGGGGCTGACCCTGCCCGGAGAACGTGGGCTTCCCCAAAGCTAAGAGCCTCCATGAGCCCCACTGACCTGCTACCCAGCAGGAGCACGACTGCCCCCACCAGGCCCCACAGCACAGGGCCAGGTGGCAGCAAGAGTGGCTGCGGCACCAAAAAGCTCACCTGGGACCTTAACCACCTGCCAGCAACCAGCAGAAACCCAGAGGTGGAGGGCAGCGGGGCTCCAAGTCAGGCACCTGCAGACAAGGCTGCCAGCCTGCCCAAGCATCCCCAGAAGGCCATCCCCTGGCACCACTCCAGCCACACATCTGGGCACAACAGGACCTTGGGACCCAGCCTGGCCAGGCCACCCCGGGGGCCACATTCTCCTGAGGCCCCAAGACCGAGCCAGGAGAGAAGCGCCCTGCTGGTCAGGAAGGCCTCTCCCTCAAGGGGATACTGGACACCCCGAGCAGTCAGGAGGCAGCCCTCCTCTCATAGACCTGCCCGGCCAAGTGCTCCTTCTGTGCATGGCTTCTCCAGCCCACCTGTCAGCCCTCCGGTGAGCCCCAAGGTGCTAAGCCCCCCAACAACGAAGAAAGGAGCTTCCCCAGCAACACGGCAGCACAAGCCGCCCAGCCCTCCCCCCGCGAGCCCACCCACACGTCACAAGGCCTCCAGCCCCCCCACCCAGCACACAGAAGCAAGTTCCCCTTCCTCTGGcgcctccccatcccccccagtGTCCCCTACTGAGGGACAGGAAACAAGAGGTTCTGAGAACAATCGGGCAGCCACAGCCAAAGTGTCTGGGAACACGTGTTCCATATTCTGTCCAGCCACCTCCTCTCTGTTTGAAGCTGCGCTGCCACCTTCGACCGCCCACCCGCTCACCCCACCATCGCTGCCACCTGAAGCCGGGGGCCCTCATGGGACCCCCGCAGGATGCTGGAGGAGCAGCTCAGGGCCACGGCTGAGGGCGGGCTCACAGCGGGGCATGGCCCTGTGTGCCCTCAACCCTCAGCCTTTCGTCAGGAGGACAGCTTCTGACCGCCGGCCAGGTCTCCGCCTCCCGCTGCCTGTCCCCGGTGCCACCAGCAACGCTTGTGAATCCCCACTCAGCAGGAGCAG CAGCAGTGAGGAGAGCCCCAAAAAGGACACTGAGCCATGGAGCAGCCCCTGTGCCCCGGAACTAAAGGGTTCTGGCTTGGATGCATCTCCCCCAGAGCTCTGCGTGTTGGGCCACGGGCTGCAGCGGGAGGCCAGAGCCAGCCGTGCCCAGGACAAGCCTCAAGAGAAGGAAGTAGCCTGA